A region of Procambarus clarkii isolate CNS0578487 chromosome 22, FALCON_Pclarkii_2.0, whole genome shotgun sequence DNA encodes the following proteins:
- the LOC138367599 gene encoding mucin-21-like: MAHATNSQLLIINSQSLATNGQSLATNGQSLATNRQSLATNRQSLATNRQSLATNRQSLATNGQSLATNGQSLATNRQSLATNRQSLATNRQSLATNRQSLATNRQSLATNRQSLATNRQSLATNRQSLATNRQSLATNRQSLATNRQSLATNGQSLATNGQSLATNRQSLATNRQSLATNRQSLATNGQSLATNGQSLATNRQSLATNGQSLATNGQSLATNRQSLATNRQSLATNRQSLATNRQSLATNGQSLATNRQSLATNGQSLATNRQSLATNGQSLATNRQSLATNGQSLATNRQSLATNRQSLATNGQSLATNRQSLATNGQSLATNRQSLATNGQSLATNGQSLTTG, from the coding sequence aTGGCCCATGCCACTAACTCACAGCTCTTGATCATAAACTCACAGTCCCTGGCCACTAACGGACAGTCCCTGGCCACTAACGGACAGTCCCTGGCCACTAACAGACAGTCCCTGGCCACTAACAGACAGTCCCTGGCCACTAACAGACAGTCCCTGGCTACTAACAGACAGTCCCTGGCCACTAACGGACAGTCCCTGGCCACTAACGGACAGTCCCTGGCCACTAACAGACAGTCCCTGGCCACTAACAGACAGTCCCTGGCCACTAACAGACAGTCCCTGGCCACTAACAGACAGTCCCTGGCCACTAACAGACAGTCCCTGGCTACTAACAGACAGTCCCTGGCCACTAACAGACAGTCCCTGGCTACTAACAGACAGTCCCTGGCCACTAACAGACAGTCCCTGGCCACTAACAGACAGTCCCTGGCCACTAACAGACAGTCCCTGGCCACTAACGGACAGTCCCTGGCCACTAACGGACAGTCCCTGGCCACTAACAGACAGTCCCTGGCCACTAACAGACAGTCCCTGGCCACTAACAGACAGTCCCTGGCCACTAACGGACAGTCCCTGGCCACTAACGGACAGTCCCTGGCCACTAACAGACAGTCCCTGGCCACTAACGGACAGTCCCTGGCCACTAACGGACAGTCCCTGGCCACTAACAGACAGTCCCTGGCCACTAACAGACAGTCCCTGGCCACTAACAGACAGTCCCTGGCTACTAACAGACAGTCCCTGGCCACTAACGGACAGTCCCTGGCCACTAACAGACAGTCCCTGGCCACTAACGGACAGTCCCTGGCCACTAACAGACAGTCCCTGGCCACTAACGGACAGTCCCTGGCCACTAACAGACAGTCCCTGGCCACTAACGGACAGTCCCTGGCCACTAACAGACAGTCCCTGGCCACTAACAGACAGTCCCTGGCCACTAACGGACAGTCCCTGGCCACTAACAGACAGTCCCTGGCCACTAACGGACAGTCCCTGGCCACTAACAGACAGTCCCTGGCCACTAACGGGCAGTCCCTGGCCACTAACGGACAGTCCCTGACCACGGGGTGA